The following coding sequences lie in one Alphaproteobacteria bacterium genomic window:
- a CDS encoding MFS transporter has product MLSPQAAIMVVFFVQAFAGGGLFPRIPDIQVALDLTEGELGLVMMGQPIGALTSFVFASFIIERIGPKPLLAACIPLIAVATVLLALSDSGAVAFVVMLGYGLSFALANVAMNVEADRVEAATGRRVMSRCHGMWSLGFLAASLLGAAARGIPAPPLLHFALVAPAVLAIAAAVIWPMRASPPRAHTGTARKKVFVLPRRATFLLVGVILSGIMVDATVRTWSVIFMRDTFAAADWVDALTLPAFLLTLSAGRMVGDRLADRFGPVRLAAGLLAVALAGLALVLASQNLAVALAGFAALGIGVSVVYPLTISAAARLGDRPASENVTSITMVSSLIMLGVPTLMGFVAESFGIRMTFAVLLPILLLALALTRQLSPRPVSASGAADTAVGR; this is encoded by the coding sequence ATGCTTTCGCCGCAGGCCGCCATCATGGTCGTGTTCTTCGTCCAGGCCTTCGCCGGCGGCGGCCTGTTCCCGCGCATTCCCGACATCCAGGTGGCGCTGGACCTGACCGAGGGCGAGCTCGGCCTGGTGATGATGGGCCAGCCGATCGGCGCGCTGACCAGCTTCGTCTTCGCCAGCTTCATCATCGAGCGGATCGGCCCGAAACCGCTGCTCGCCGCCTGCATTCCGCTGATCGCTGTGGCGACCGTGCTGCTCGCGCTGAGCGACAGCGGCGCCGTCGCCTTCGTGGTGATGCTCGGCTACGGCCTCAGTTTCGCGCTGGCCAACGTCGCCATGAACGTCGAGGCCGACCGGGTCGAGGCGGCGACCGGCCGCCGCGTGATGAGCCGCTGCCACGGCATGTGGAGCCTCGGCTTTCTCGCCGCCTCGCTGCTGGGCGCGGCGGCCCGCGGCATCCCGGCGCCGCCATTGCTGCACTTCGCCCTGGTCGCACCGGCGGTGCTGGCTATCGCCGCCGCGGTGATCTGGCCGATGCGCGCCTCGCCGCCGCGCGCCCATACCGGCACGGCGCGCAAGAAGGTGTTCGTGCTGCCGCGGCGGGCGACGTTCCTGCTGGTCGGCGTCATCCTGTCCGGCATCATGGTCGACGCCACCGTGCGCACCTGGTCGGTGATCTTCATGCGCGACACCTTCGCCGCGGCCGACTGGGTCGACGCGCTCACCCTGCCCGCCTTCCTGCTGACCCTGTCGGCGGGCCGCATGGTCGGCGACCGCCTCGCCGACCGCTTCGGCCCGGTCCGGCTGGCGGCCGGCCTGCTGGCCGTCGCCCTGGCCGGGCTGGCGCTGGTGCTCGCGTCGCAGAACCTGGCCGTCGCGCTGGCCGGTTTCGCGGCGCTCGGCATCGGCGTCAGCGTGGTCTACCCGCTGACCATCTCGGCGGCGGCCCGCCTCGGCGACCGGCCGGCGTCGGAAAACGTGACCTCGATCACCATGGTCTCCAGCCTGATCATGCTCGGCGTGCCGACGCTGATGGGCTTCGTGGCAGAATCGTTCGGCATCCGCATGACCTTCGCCGTGCTGCTGCCGATCCTGCTGCTGGCCCTGGCGCTGACGCGGCAGCTGAGCCCGCGGCCGGTCTCCGCGTCCGGGGCGGCCGACACGGCCGTCGGGCGCTGA
- a CDS encoding transketolase, translating into MSDAKHADAGAARPGHNIAPPLSAEELETLRALERKILWLASWTIHNANHLRPSPDGLKVGGHQASSASLATLMTALYLHVLRPEDRVAVKPHASPVFHAIQYLLGNQDRATLERFRAYGGAQSYPSRTKDRDDVDFSTGSVGLGVAVTLFAALIQDYVRLKGMGLEAATGGRMVALVGDAELDEGNVYEAMLEGWKHDVRNVWWVIDYNRQSLDAVVSDRLFTQIDKLFEAVGWRVVTLKYGRRLEAAFTRPGGAALRRWIDGCPNSLYAALCYKGGAAWREHLLRDLGDEPGVAALIAAHDDAALHALMTNLAGHDLETVLEAFSAAAGDDVPTCFICYTIKGHGLPFAGHKDNHAGLMNPDQMAAFKRSMDVADGAEWERFAGLTLGEQRLQAFLDRVPFNARGTRRHPAPRLAIEPLPAVGRPGETASTQEGFGRVMNELGRTTAAFADHIVSTSPDVTVSTNLGPWVNRRGVFSRHDMKDVFREEKVVSAQSWAMSPKGQHVELGIAENNLFLALAAMGLSHSLFGARLLPIGTLYDPFIMRGLDALNYACYQDARFLLVATPSGVSLAPEGGAHQSISTPLIGMAQDGLAYFEPAFIDEVQAVMTWAFDYMQRDAHDETGGEGRPGWLRDNAGGSVYLRLSTRPVAQPERTMDEALVRQVIDGGYWLREPAPGAELAIVCTGAVTPEALAAYDQILEDVPGAGLLVVTSADRLNAAWHAAERAREGADARGAVPCHVETLLAPLAADAALVTVIDGHPATLAWIGAVRGHHVQALGVEHFGQSGSIPDLYRHHRLDADAILDAAARALLDR; encoded by the coding sequence GCGACGCCAAGCATGCCGACGCCGGGGCCGCCCGCCCCGGCCACAACATCGCGCCGCCGCTGAGCGCCGAGGAACTGGAGACCCTGCGCGCGCTGGAACGCAAGATCCTGTGGCTGGCCTCGTGGACCATCCACAATGCCAACCACCTGCGGCCGAGTCCGGACGGACTCAAGGTCGGCGGGCACCAGGCGTCGAGCGCGTCGCTGGCCACGCTGATGACCGCGCTCTACCTGCACGTGCTGCGCCCGGAGGACCGGGTGGCGGTGAAGCCGCACGCCAGCCCGGTGTTCCACGCCATCCAGTATCTGCTGGGCAACCAGGACCGCGCGACGCTGGAGCGCTTCCGCGCCTATGGCGGCGCCCAGTCCTATCCGTCGCGGACCAAGGACCGCGACGACGTCGATTTCTCCACCGGCTCGGTCGGCCTCGGCGTCGCGGTCACGCTGTTCGCCGCGCTGATCCAGGACTACGTGCGGCTGAAGGGCATGGGGCTGGAGGCGGCGACCGGCGGGCGCATGGTCGCGCTGGTCGGCGACGCAGAGCTCGACGAGGGCAACGTCTACGAGGCGATGCTGGAGGGCTGGAAGCACGACGTCCGCAACGTCTGGTGGGTGATCGACTACAATCGGCAAAGCCTGGACGCCGTGGTCAGCGACCGGCTGTTCACCCAGATCGACAAGCTGTTCGAGGCGGTCGGCTGGCGGGTGGTGACGCTGAAATACGGCCGCCGGCTGGAGGCTGCGTTCACGCGGCCCGGCGGCGCCGCGCTGCGCCGCTGGATCGACGGCTGCCCGAACTCGCTCTATGCGGCGCTGTGCTACAAGGGCGGCGCCGCCTGGCGCGAGCACCTGCTGCGCGACCTGGGCGACGAGCCAGGGGTCGCCGCGCTGATCGCCGCGCACGACGATGCCGCGCTGCACGCGCTGATGACCAACCTGGCCGGCCACGACCTCGAGACGGTGCTGGAGGCGTTCTCGGCCGCCGCCGGCGACGACGTGCCGACCTGCTTCATCTGCTACACCATCAAGGGCCACGGCCTGCCGTTTGCCGGCCACAAGGACAACCACGCCGGCCTGATGAATCCGGACCAGATGGCTGCGTTCAAGCGGTCGATGGACGTGGCCGACGGCGCCGAGTGGGAGCGTTTCGCCGGCCTCACCCTCGGCGAGCAGCGGCTGCAGGCCTTCCTCGACCGCGTGCCGTTCAACGCGCGCGGCACCCGCCGGCACCCGGCGCCGCGGCTGGCGATCGAGCCGCTGCCCGCGGTCGGCCGGCCGGGCGAGACCGCCTCGACCCAGGAGGGCTTCGGCCGGGTGATGAACGAGCTCGGCCGCACGACCGCCGCCTTCGCCGACCACATCGTCTCCACCTCGCCCGACGTCACCGTGTCGACCAACCTCGGCCCGTGGGTGAACCGGCGCGGCGTGTTCAGCCGCCACGACATGAAGGACGTGTTCCGCGAGGAGAAGGTGGTGTCGGCGCAGAGCTGGGCGATGTCGCCGAAGGGCCAGCACGTCGAGCTGGGCATCGCCGAAAACAACCTGTTCCTGGCGCTGGCGGCGATGGGGCTGTCGCACAGCCTGTTCGGCGCGCGGCTGCTGCCGATCGGCACCCTGTACGACCCGTTCATCATGCGCGGGCTCGATGCCCTGAACTATGCCTGCTACCAGGACGCACGCTTCCTGCTGGTCGCGACGCCGTCCGGTGTCAGCCTGGCGCCGGAAGGCGGTGCCCACCAGTCGATCTCGACCCCGCTGATCGGCATGGCCCAGGACGGACTCGCCTATTTCGAGCCGGCCTTCATCGACGAGGTGCAGGCTGTGATGACCTGGGCGTTCGACTACATGCAGCGCGACGCCCATGACGAAACCGGGGGCGAAGGCCGGCCCGGCTGGCTGCGCGACAACGCCGGCGGCTCGGTCTATCTGCGGCTGAGCACCCGGCCGGTCGCCCAGCCCGAGCGCACGATGGACGAGGCGCTGGTCCGCCAGGTCATCGACGGCGGCTATTGGCTGCGCGAACCGGCGCCGGGGGCCGAGCTCGCCATCGTCTGCACCGGCGCGGTGACGCCGGAGGCCCTCGCCGCCTATGACCAGATCCTGGAGGACGTGCCCGGAGCCGGCCTGCTGGTGGTGACCTCGGCCGACCGGCTCAACGCCGCGTGGCATGCGGCAGAGCGCGCGCGCGAGGGCGCCGACGCCCGCGGCGCCGTGCCGTGCCACGTCGAGACCCTGCTCGCCCCGCTGGCGGCCGATGCCGCGCTGGTCACCGTGATCGACGGGCACCCGGCGACGCTGGCCTGGATCGGCGCGGTGCGCGGGCACCACGTCCAGGCGCTCGGCGTCGAGCATTTCGGTCAGTCGGGCAGCATCCCCGACCTCTACCGTCACCACCGCCTCGACGCCGACGCCATTCTCGACGCGGCGGCGCGGGCACTGCTCGACCGGTAG
- a CDS encoding DedA family protein, whose translation MEEIAQLIAEYGFLFYGITFIWTFLEGETFVIFAGALAVAGLGQPPAPPPVNIYWLIVAAWTGSFCGDQVYFLLGRRYGNRILHRFPRIQGGVQLAIDLLHRHHTLFILTYRFMYGVRNFASLGMGMSELTWARFAALNFIAAFIWANSFAWGGYALGYFAASALGSIDFGYIMLGMLLLVLGIVGVLHWRGKQSYRRALARTVSAHSHDPASVIEQRNR comes from the coding sequence TTGGAGGAGATCGCGCAGCTCATCGCCGAGTACGGCTTTCTGTTCTACGGGATCACCTTCATCTGGACGTTCCTGGAGGGCGAGACCTTCGTGATCTTCGCCGGCGCCCTCGCGGTCGCAGGCCTCGGCCAGCCGCCGGCGCCGCCGCCGGTCAACATCTACTGGCTGATCGTCGCGGCGTGGACCGGCAGCTTCTGCGGCGACCAGGTCTACTTTCTGCTCGGCCGCCGCTACGGCAATCGCATCCTGCACCGCTTTCCGCGCATCCAGGGCGGCGTGCAGCTGGCCATCGACCTGCTGCATCGCCACCACACGCTGTTCATCCTGACCTACCGCTTCATGTACGGCGTACGCAACTTCGCCAGCCTGGGCATGGGCATGAGCGAGCTGACCTGGGCCCGCTTCGCGGCGCTGAACTTCATCGCGGCGTTCATCTGGGCGAACAGCTTCGCCTGGGGCGGCTACGCGCTCGGCTATTTCGCCGCCAGCGCGCTCGGCTCGATCGACTTCGGCTACATCATGCTCGGCATGCTGCTGCTGGTGCTGGGTATCGTCGGCGTGCTGCACTGGCGCGGCAAGCAGTCCTACCGGCGGGCGCTGGCGCGCACCGTCTCGGCCCACAGCCACGACCCGGCGAGCGTGATCGAGCAGCGCAACCGCTAG
- a CDS encoding YbfB/YjiJ family MFS transporter, whose product MRPAPIETARRGRAAGATVAQAHRAAWAGMAAMAAALGIGRFVYTPILPEMMDQLGLSSGAAGLIASANFLGYLVGALAAALPALPGSRRTWLLAALWANAALLAATAASGWLPTLLALRFAGGAASAFVLVYASAAVLEIAAGSRAAVAIHFAGVGTGIVVGAAVVGVVAALGGDWRAAWLAAALPAVAAAVAVPRLLPPEPAAAPGPAPALPRRGATGFGRVVLAYGLFGFGYVITATFLVAMVRSQLQQPLLETLAWVAFGAAAIPSVALWGRVAGRFGVLVATAIACVAEAAGVAIGAVGDGAVALAASALLLGGTFMGITALGLQAARTLAGGDPRRALAAMTAAFGVGQIVGPTAAGMVRDAAGTLAPALYGAAAALVAAALLAWSAGRR is encoded by the coding sequence ATGCGGCCAGCGCCGATCGAGACAGCCCGCCGCGGCCGCGCCGCAGGCGCGACCGTGGCGCAGGCGCACCGCGCCGCCTGGGCCGGCATGGCCGCCATGGCCGCCGCGCTGGGCATCGGCCGATTCGTCTACACACCGATCCTGCCCGAGATGATGGACCAGCTCGGCCTCTCGTCCGGCGCCGCCGGGCTGATCGCCTCGGCCAACTTCCTCGGCTACCTGGTCGGCGCACTGGCAGCCGCCCTGCCCGCCCTGCCGGGCAGCCGCCGCACCTGGCTGCTGGCGGCGCTGTGGGCCAACGCGGCGCTGCTGGCCGCCACGGCCGCCAGCGGCTGGCTGCCGACCCTGCTGGCGCTGCGCTTCGCCGGCGGCGCGGCCAGTGCCTTCGTGCTGGTCTATGCCTCGGCGGCTGTGCTCGAGATCGCCGCCGGGTCGCGGGCGGCGGTCGCCATCCATTTCGCCGGAGTCGGCACCGGCATCGTCGTGGGCGCGGCCGTGGTCGGCGTCGTCGCCGCGCTCGGTGGCGACTGGCGCGCGGCCTGGCTGGCCGCCGCCTTGCCCGCCGTCGCCGCCGCCGTCGCCGTGCCCCGCCTGCTGCCGCCGGAGCCCGCCGCCGCGCCGGGCCCGGCGCCGGCGCTGCCCCGGCGCGGCGCCACCGGATTCGGCCGCGTCGTCCTGGCCTACGGCCTGTTCGGCTTCGGCTACGTCATCACCGCGACCTTCCTGGTGGCAATGGTGCGCAGCCAGCTGCAGCAGCCGCTGCTGGAAACGCTGGCCTGGGTCGCGTTCGGCGCGGCGGCGATCCCGTCGGTGGCGCTGTGGGGGCGCGTCGCCGGCCGGTTCGGCGTGCTCGTCGCCACTGCGATCGCCTGCGTGGCCGAGGCGGCCGGGGTCGCGATCGGGGCCGTCGGCGACGGCGCCGTGGCGCTGGCCGCCAGTGCGCTGCTGCTCGGCGGCACCTTCATGGGGATCACCGCCCTCGGCCTGCAGGCCGCCCGCACCCTGGCGGGCGGCGATCCGCGCCGCGCGCTCGCCGCCATGACGGCCGCCTTCGGCGTCGGCCAGATCGTCGGGCCGACCGCCGCGGGCATGGTCCGCGACGCCGCCGGCACCCTGGCGCCGGCACTGTACGGCGCCGCGGCGGCGCTGGTCGCGGCCGCCCTGCTCGCCTGGTCGGCCGGTCGCCGCTAG
- a CDS encoding SRPBCC domain-containing protein gives MSARILVALRVAASPARAFAAFTDEIGQWWRPNAMFAFTRGEPGRLSFERSADGTGRLIETKADGSVFVIGRITAWEPGERLAFSWRQASFGPGQDTQVEVRFEAVGAETRVSVEHLGWDGVPQEHVARHRFPDAIFLQRHGEWWQAQLTALKRRLA, from the coding sequence GCGGGTCGCCGCGTCGCCGGCCCGCGCGTTCGCGGCCTTCACCGACGAGATCGGGCAGTGGTGGCGGCCGAACGCCATGTTCGCCTTCACCAGGGGAGAGCCGGGCCGCCTGTCGTTCGAGCGATCCGCCGACGGAACGGGGCGGCTGATCGAGACCAAGGCGGACGGCAGCGTATTCGTGATCGGCCGGATCACCGCGTGGGAGCCGGGCGAGCGGTTGGCCTTCAGCTGGCGCCAGGCGAGCTTCGGGCCGGGCCAGGACACGCAGGTCGAGGTGCGCTTCGAGGCGGTCGGCGCGGAGACCCGGGTCAGTGTCGAGCATTTGGGCTGGGACGGCGTCCCGCAGGAGCACGTCGCCAGGCACCGCTTTCCCGACGCGATCTTCCTGCAGCGCCACGGCGAATGGTGGCAGGCGCAGCTGACGGCGCTGAAGCGCCGGTTGGCCTGA